The proteins below come from a single Streptomyces sp. SS1-1 genomic window:
- a CDS encoding Zn-ribbon domain-containing OB-fold protein, whose translation MTLPQTQPAAHQIGAHWTHQDGEHATLTITLCHACSGRWFPPRDTCSTCASSDVENITSHTRGSVYASSVVRIAPRGFQAPYVLAYVDISGVRLLAHSPSSDRALAPGTPVELTVARIADTPEGAVTSYVVTALDDQHTTTGEQ comes from the coding sequence ATGACACTCCCTCAGACGCAACCAGCGGCACACCAGATCGGCGCCCACTGGACCCACCAGGACGGTGAGCACGCCACCCTCACCATCACCCTTTGCCATGCATGTTCCGGCCGCTGGTTCCCGCCCCGGGACACCTGCTCGACCTGCGCCTCCTCCGACGTGGAGAACATCACGAGCCACACGCGCGGCAGCGTCTATGCCTCCAGCGTCGTCAGGATCGCTCCGCGCGGCTTCCAGGCTCCCTACGTCCTTGCATACGTCGACATCAGCGGCGTGCGCCTTCTCGCCCACAGCCCCTCCTCCGACCGCGCTCTGGCACCCGGCACCCCGGTGGAACTGACGGTGGCCCGCATCGCAGACACCCCCGAAGGCGCTGTCACTTCCTACGTCGTCACCGCCCTCGACGACCAGCACACAACCACCGGAGAGCAGTGA